The genomic region GATTATTGGGCTGAAGGTCCAATCATCCCTTCATGGAAATTGCGTTAGACTTGCTGATTTAGCCGGGATTATAATCCCCAAGTCCAGTTTGTTACTTCCAATAACATGAGGCAAGCAGCTGCAAGAGCTACATTCTTCAAGAATTGATTCATATCTCCCATTCTGGCGGTTGCATCTTCTAAAGTCCAAAAATCATGTATCGTCACAGCAGATGCTATTAAGAATACGGCTAAAGCAATAAGTGCAGGTTGAATCAAATAGCCCGTCAGAATGCTCAAACCTCCGCCAATAAGCAATAACCCACTTACGAAGACGCCTAATCCTGGGGCTGGTATCTTTTTATAAGCGGCATATTGTGTCATCGATCTAAAGTTTAAGAAATGATTAACGCCACAATAAATAAAAAACACTGCAAAAATCACTCTACCTACTAACCATAACCATACCATTTTTCTCACTAGCTCCTTTTACCCGTTTGATTTTCCCCGATACAATAGAACGTATCGTT from Xylanibacillus composti harbors:
- a CDS encoding DoxX family membrane protein, producing the protein MVWLWLVGRVIFAVFFIYCGVNHFLNFRSMTQYAAYKKIPAPGLGVFVSGLLLIGGGLSILTGYLIQPALIALAVFLIASAVTIHDFWTLEDATARMGDMNQFLKNVALAAACLMLLEVTNWTWGL